CTTGCTTATGAAGCTTTTCTAGGTGGACCTGTTCAATATAGATGGATGTATCCATTTGAAcgattcatgggtgattcaaagcgatcagttAAAAATAAGGCACGAGTTgagggatcaatttgtgcacattATATACATcgcgaaacatcacatttttgctctCATTATTTCAATCACATGATGTTGTCTCCAAGAATCATAAGGAACGAAGTTCACTTcagtgaaagaagtcaatttacctTATCAATTTTCGGTCGTCCAGGCCGTCCCGCAGGAAAGAAGAGTGAGCATTGGCTTTCACAAAAAGAAATGCAATCTGCTCATGTTCATGTGCTGAttaactgcgttgaagttaaaccatatcttgagtaagtatattttaaattaagtgTATATGTTTAATTGGTTAAGATTTACCTTCTCtaacctttttttcttttcgaaATAGGGCATTTGGTACCTACTATTATCAAAGCACAGGCGAACAACCATCGACTGGTTACACACATGCCTATTTTCCAACATGGTTTAAGCAACAATTATCATGTATTGTTACACTAAGTCCTGACTTAATACATTTGCGAAATTTGTCTGAAGGCCCTATTCAACGTGtaaatgaatggcacacataTTTTGTAAACGGTTATAAATTTCACACTGAGGAATGGAGTGTAGGGAAGAAAACCGTAAACAGTGGTGTAgtcgtaaaaggagttacagaggGTGGTGAGGACGACTTCTATGGGGTTATCACACATATTTACGAGTTGGTTTATAATTATATGGActcggaaaataaagttgtcttattTTATTGTGATTGGTATGATCCATCTTCTAGAGGaacaaaaattgataaaaagtATAACATTGTTGAGATCCGAAGAGATAGAAagtacaaagagtatgaccctttcattATGGCACAtaatgttaggcaagtttattatgtaccttatccttcaaTTACCCCACGGAAACGAGAATGGTGTGTTGTAATCAAGTCCAACCCAATGGGTCACATTGAGACTGATGAGTTAATGGAAGATGTTGCATACCAACATGATGAGATTTCACCTGTTaattgtaacactccatttattttcataatttaatttaattaaattaattgaattatgaggaattaagcaattgggcttgagttgtggttagtaaggaagggggtgcattggtaggccctattactaattaaaataattttattttattcttaataaaatagaaggagtggtagaatagagaaggttacagtattgggaaaagaagtctgaacgtgaaaagagaagaggaacggagaagtgcgaccgaggaagaacgaagaatcaaccttcaggtaaggggggactcttccgtttatcttctattatgggattataggtagtatgatagaatttgatcgtgttattcggatcaattgggttatgcttaggttgtagaaatgttaggtttttgggagaattgatttataatgaatTGTATTGATCGTgtgtggtgataattggatggttgaatgtattataaatgtgttataatatgtgttatttcactgtatgcgaaatctggttggagtgagtttggtttggtagtgattcggtgaaagagggacgaaatcgtaggctgttttctgctattcggagcgctggaaatcgccagttcgcgccgcgtccaggagttggcgccgcgaactgcttggcagaaggccaggaagtttttgttgtgctcagtacgcgccgcgtccaggagttggcgccgcgaactgcttggcagaaggccaggaagtttttgttgtgctcagtacgcgccgcgagagtatggtcgcgccgcgaaagcgtagtttcttctcgttcggcgccgcgaaaccttgtttgcgccgcgaaggcgtagttcctatttgttctgcgccgcgaaccgtgtgtggcgccgcgtgctgttagttgttgcgactgtccattttgaaaagttttaaagaggtgtaacttttaaaccgtaaaccggattttggtgccgtttcgagtacagtgaagctaatcagataatttatataatcaaaagGTGTTTGGAGTTGTGGCTCGaactattatttttaaaacactcgatcttatttgttgtggtgggatatgcttataggttcactaatgaatgtcttacctgtatgatgacGTGGTTATatctggtgtttattatacatgtattgttggtatgaaatatgtgttttattgatgattatgacaatgatcgatgtatgtgggtgatgagcatgttatggttgatgcatgcattcataatcatttggtggctggtccttgacgatggtggatcagtggtagctaattcccattgtgtggaattagtgagtgggtgttaccgtatccttgacgatggtgggtcggtgagttgggttatcccagattttggtaccacatgcatgtagttgcattgcattaggctgttttgctattataacatgaatggaagattgtccaatgttataatatgtgttaatttggttgtttgcttgctgattgtatggtttgaatctgatcataactgtgattgggtgaatggcatgtgaaatgatattttattatctatatcttataacattagttaaatgtgaatgagactcacccttactgttgttatttttcagattgaagagtagctctcgtacttggtgaggattagctcgtcaagtagtgttAGAGTCATTTGGtaccgtgtcatgctctggtcgtgtaacactgggggcgtcgtttagaattatttgctgaactttttattttggatggatttgtatgttaacgctctaagtctgtgacttggctgtttgttattcagatgttaaagataattccgctgtgttaacatgatgaatctgaataaatttggttgacgttctcctttatggcatgacatgagtattgttgtttgaattatatggaagttgtaatgcccttttcatgtttactctgattattgtttattatttatgcggggtattagaagggtgttacaatagtggtatcagagcctggttggtcgtttgagtcagagtcttagtgtcggttgatccctcgtatgcgattagtgtaagattgacactatcgatacttcttgttctaataaatattgtttgatatttagcagaacaatggccggaagaggaggaaggaacgacgacgcgattgctgaggctctcggtatgattgctggtgtgttgggggggaatgccaatggagctggaattggtgctgacaggcagctgaatagttttcagaggaacaaccctccgttgttcaaaggcactcacgatcccgaaggcgcccagaagtggctgaaggaaattgaaaggatcttccgggtgattgattgtgacgaaaatctgaaggtgagatatgggactcacatgctgtctgaagaagctgatgattggtggatggctagtagggacgaactgcaagctgcaggtgttgcaatcacttgggctgtgttcaagagagaattcttgcggaggtactttcctgaggatgttagaggcaggaaagagattgaatttttggagctgacacaaggtaacatgactgtgccagagtatgcgtccaagtttgttgagctagcaaagtattatgtccactacaataatgatgaggctagtgaattctcaaagtgtgttaagtttgagaatggtctccgtgatgagattaagcagggtatcagataccagagaattcgcaggtttgtcgatttggttgactgcagccgaatctttgaagaggacaatattaaactgaagtcgtcacactctcgcgagttagtcgacaggaaagggaaaaagcttatggatcgtggtaagccatatggtaagggtaatcagaaagctggaggctggaagaagcctagtgggggagactctagtgcccctattgagtgcttcaagtgtggagaacctggacatcgcattcacgagtgcaaaagtgaggaaaagaagtgctatagatgtggaaaggcaggtcacattgctattgagtgcaaggggaacactgtaacttgtttcaactgcggggaagaaggtcatattagtcctaagtgtcctaagccgaggaagaatcaagctggtggtaaggtgttcgccttatctggttcagagactaccccagaggatcggttgattaaaggtacgtgttttatccatggcactcctttaattgcaataatagatactggagcaactcactcgtttatttcattggattgtgctaagcgACTGAAattggaaatatctgagattaatggaagtatgatcattgacactcctgcgtcgggttcagtgactacttcgtttgcttgtttgaactgtccaattgatatttttggtagagaattcggaatggacttagtgtgccttccgttggaacaacttgatgttatcttgggtatgaattggttgcaatttaatcgggttcatatcaattgtttcacgaaaacggttatttttcctgatgatgtcagtgttgaggacttggagatgacggctagacaagtggataaagcaatgaaggacggagctgccgtgtttatgttgattgcgtccatggaagtgaaagagaaagcggtgagtagtgacttaccggtagtatgtgaatttccggaagttttcccagaagacgtaagagaattaccgccagagagggaggtggaCTTTGCTATTGAAtgaattccgggaactagtcctgtgtcgatggcaccttatcgtatgtcggcgtcggaattgactgagttgaagagtcaattggaagagttacttgagaagaaatttattcgccctagtgtctcaccgtggggtgcaccggtgttactagtgaagaagaaagaaggttcaatgaggttgtgtgtggattacagacaactaaacaaggttactatcaagaatcggtatcctttgccgaggattgatgatttgatggatcaactagttggagcatgtgtgttcagcaaaattgacttgaggtcgggatatcatcagattcgggtgaagacggacgatattcagaaaacggcatttagaacgaggtatggtcattacgaatatacagtgatgccatttggagtaaccaatgcgccgggggttttcatggagtatatgaataggatcttccatccttatctggatcagttcgtagtagtatttattgatgatattttaatatattctaagaatgaaaaagagcatgcggatcatcttagagtggtattggaactattgaaggaaaagaaactttatgcaaaactgtcaaagtgtgagttcgggttaaaggaagtgagttttcttgggcatgtaatttctaaggatggtattgccgttgacccaacgaaagtagaagcagtgtctcagtgggaagctccgaggtcagtttccgaaatccgtagtttccttggtctggcgggttactatagaaagttcattgaaggtttttcaaagttagcattaccgttaactaagttgactaggaagggtcaagcgtttgtttgggattcgaaatgtgaagaaggattccaagagttgaagaagaggttgactagtgcgccgatcttgattttgccgaatccggcggaatcttttgttgtttattgtgatgcttcgttgtcaggattaggaggtgtactgatgcagaatcaacaggtagtcgcttatgcgtcgagacaactcaaggtgcatgagagaaactatccgactcatgacttagagttggcagcagtggtatttgtgttgaagttgtggaggcattacctatatggttcaaggtttgaagtatttagcgatcacaagagtttgaagtacctctttgaccaaaaagagctgaatatgagacaaagaagatggttagaatttctcaaggattatgattttgaactgaattatcatccgggtaaagcaaatgttgttgccgatgcattgagtaggaagtccttgcatatgtctatgcttatggtgagagaattggatttaattgagcaattccgagatttgagtttagtatgtgaagacactcctaccagtgttaaattgggtatgctgaagctgactagtagtattcttgaggaaattcgagaaggtcagaagactgatgtagagttggttgataagttgactctgattaaccaagataaagggggtgaattcagaatcgacgagaatggtataatgaggtttggtaatcgtgtttgtgttcctgatgttgtcgaattgaggaagagtattcttgaagaaggacatcgtagcggattgagtattcatcctggtgctaccaagatgtatcatgacttaaagaagctgttttggtggcctggaatgaaaaaggaaatagctgaatttgtctatgcttgtttgacttgccagaagtcgaagattgagcattagaaaccgtatggagctatgtgtaacacccctctaaataacccgcggcaattaaacaaattattaaatcagagtaacatgtagagaggtatcacaattcataaataacaaaaatacacgtcacataagtcatgcatcattggaacacctgaaaatcataactcattatccaaaccatgttctacgcagcggaaaaataccacatcaagtctacattattactaaatgtatcagacttcaaacaaaacagataaatatagagttacaatcaaaattacaaacaaacgttcccaatgttacaactaccagagcatgacacctgacgctaactaaaaaaaaacactgactcatgagctaatcctcaccgagtcgaacagccgctatcctcagtctgaaaatgacaacatgtaagggtgagtctcgtcataattaacaaatgttataaggttataaagcaataacacgtcacagttgcatcattcacccaattgtttcataaacagacaatcaaaacaaaacaaataacaaccaacgcatcatcagcatttacaacactggaatacctccaatcatgtcataaatcatgcatatgaatgaactgacactatgcatgtggtaccaacgtcatccaatgggaataacccatgaccgatctatcatcatccagatacggccctgccagcacagattccacacaatgggaatcatgcccttcactgatccaacacttcccttatggatacagtatcaaaaatgcacatgaatgaatgcaacatatatagcatacttatatcattatcatcatcatcctcattaatcatcatcatccaagtatgttcatatatattaacatcattcaaccacaattctatcatcatcatgtcgaaaacatgcacatatttgctacaatcatcatcatcatcaagaaatagcaacatatattatcatcattctaaaaccagtccAATCCTCATCCCCtagatcgtttaataaggttcatttagcccaaaacggcgcatcaaatgaaccaacggttagaaagttatgcctctttgaactttcttaaaatatcacaaaacatcaacagcacgcggcgccatcacacattcgcggcgcggaacgaatcgaaacaacgccttcgcggcgcggccacattttcgcggcgcggaacgaatcggaacaacgccttcgcggcacggtcacctgttcgcggcgcgtactgaacgcaacaagaCTTCCTGACCTTacgccttcaggttcgcggcgcctcccctatgtacgcggcgcgaaccgcgattctaaaaaccccaatctgcagaaaaacagcattccatgtatcccaaacaccccaacacatactagtgcgaacatggagaattagaatgcacaaacaacacaaattacgtctcgtaatgcaccaaatatacatcaattgagattataacaacacatacatcatagattcaaacacaggggtcaaatatcatacaattgacacaatccctaaacctatcatatgactcaattgatccgaattctacatctattcagcattaccaacccctaacccaataatagatgataatcagacaagtccccccttaccttagatgattctggattcttggtctctccctctatcgttctccttcacgttcttcgttcttcagacttctttctttcacgctctttctttttcccaattccaatgtttatgaaataataaaattagaaaaaggtttttcagaattacccccccttcttcctctatttccacatatggcccaaaagccaaaacctcatttatttattatttccacaatttctttaataattctaattattaattcaataataaaattaaattaatattaaaattatacgggcgttacactatgcaaccgttatttattccagaatggaagtgggatagtatatctatggattttgtttcaggtttgccgaggacggtgaagaattgtgaagctatttgggttattgtagacaggttgacaaagtctgctcactttataccaatgagaatggattacccaatggataagctggctcaattgtatattgaaaggatagtgagtttacatggtattccttcgagtattgtgtcagatagagatccaaggtttacatccagattctgggaaggtttgcagaaggctttgggtactaagctgagattgagttctgcttatcatccacagacggatggacagacagaaagaactattcaatcactagaagatttgttgcgtgcttgtgtgttggaaaagggcggtgcttgggatagttatctacccttgatcgaatttacttacaataatagttttcactcaagtattggtatggctccgtttgaagctttgtatggtcggaggtgtagaacgcctttatgttggtacgaatctggcgaaagtgctgtgattgggccggaaattgttcaggagacaacagaaaggattaagatgattcaggagaagatgaagacttcttaGAGTcggcagaagagttatcatgataaaagaagaaggacacttgaatttcaagaaggagatcatgtgttcttgagggtggctcctacaactggtgttggtagagcactgaagtcaaggaagttgactccgcgtttcattggtccgttccagattacggagagggtgggagaagtggcgtatcgtattgcgttgccaccgacgcttgcgaatctgcatgatgtattccacgtatcacagttgaggaaatacattgctgatccatctcatgtgatccaagtcgatgatgtacaggtaaaggacaatctgacagttgaaactttgcctatgaggattgaagaccgaaggctgaaacaattgcgtggcaaggagatagcactggtcaaagtagcttggggaggaccagcaggtgggaatgtgacttgggaattggagagtcagatgaaggattcctatccagagttatttgcctaaggtatgttttcgaggacgaaaactatttagtgggggagagttgtaacactccatttattttcataatttaatttaattaaattaattgaattatgaggaattaagcaattgggcttgagttgtggttagtaaggaagggggtgcattggtaggccctattactaattaaaataattttattttattcttaataaaatagaaggagtggtagaatagagaaggttacagtattgggaaaagaagtctgaacgtgaaaagagaagaggaacggagaagtgcgaccgaggaagaacgaagaatcaaccttcaggtaaggggggactcttccgtttatcttctattatgggattataggtagtatgatagaatttgatcgtgttattcggatcaattgggttatgcttaggttgtagaaatgttaggtttttgggagaattgatttataatgaatTGTATTGATCGTgtgtggtgataattggatggttgaatgtattataaatgtgttataatatgtgttatttcactgtatgcgaaatctggttggagtgagtttggtttggtagtgattcggtgaaagagggacgaaatcgcaggctgttttctgctattcggagcgctggaaatcgccagttcgcgccgcgtccaggagttggcgccgcgaactgcttggcagaaggccaggaagtttttgttgtgctcagtacgcgccgcgagagtatggccgcgccgcgaaagcgtagtttcttctcgttccgcgccgcgaaaccttgtttgcgccgcgaaggcgtagttcctatttgTTCCGCGCCCcgaaccgtgtgtggcgccgcgtgctgttagttgttgcgactgtccattttgaaaagttttaaagaggtgtaacttttaaaccgtaaaccggattttggtgccgtttcgagtacagtgaagctaatcagataatttatataatcaaaagGTGTTTGGAGTTGTGGCTCGaactattatttttaaaacactcgatcttatttgttgtggtgggatatgcttataggttcactaatgaatgtcttacctgtatgatgacGTGGTTATatctggtgtttattatacatgtattgttggtatgaaatatgtgttttattgatgattatgacattgatcgatgtatgtgggtgataagcatgttatggttgatgcatgcattcataatcatttggtggctggtccttgacgatggtggatcagtggtagctaattcccattgtgtggaattagtgagtgggtgttaccgtatccttgacgatggtgggtcggtgagttgggttatcccagattttggtaccacatgcatgtagttgcattgcattaggctgttttgctattataacatgaatggaagattgtccaatgttataatatgtgttaatttggttgtttgcttgctgattgtatggtttgaatctgatcataactgtgattgggtgaatggcatgtgaaatgatattttattatctatatcttataacattagttaaatgtgaatgagactcacccttactgttgttatttttcagattgaagagtagctctcgtacttggtgaggattagctcgtcaagtagtgttagagtcagttgggtccgtgtcatgctctggtcgtgtaacactggggtcgtcgtttagaattatttgctgaactttttattttggatggatttgtatgttgacgctctaagtctgtgacttggctgtttgttattctgatgttaaagataattccgctgtgttaacatgatgaatctgaataaatttggttgacgttctcctttatggcatgacatgagtattgttgtttgaattatatggaagttgtaatgcccttttcatgtttactctgattattgtttattatttaagcggggtattagaagggtgttacattaatgaGGTAATTGAAACCGAGGAGATTGTAAGTTTGTGTGATACTACAGTTGATGGTCAACAAGTTGATGCAAGTATCTTGTTGTCAACAAATCCTATGgaagaagagcatgaagagcTAGGAGAGTCTGAAGACAATAATATCAGATGCGATGAAGACAACGAAGATTATGATGATGAATAAATTGAATATGTAATATTATCTTGAGTAtttcacatattatcttgtgtaatagtatcttgtgtaatattaacttttaaatattatcttgtgtaatattaaatttcaaatattatcttgtgtaatatTAACTTTCAAATATCATCTTATGTAATATTAACTTGATAATATTATCTTgtgcaattatctttcaaatattatcttgtgtaacAGGAAAAAATGCCACCCAAGAAAGATGAAAAAGGTAAGGGTCAACAAAAGCCTCGTCGCACTAGATTCATTGTAGAGGAGGTTCCTAACTCAGATATGTTCGTTCCTATGCCACGCTCTACTCCACGCTCTACTATACCGCCTATGCATCCTACACCGCCTATGCATCCTACACCGTCTATGCATCCTACACCGCTTATGCATCCTACACCGCCTATGCATCCTACACCGCCTATGCATCCTACACCGTCTATGCATCCTACACCGCCCATGTCTGGATCTTTCACTGGATTACTATCCATGCCCCCTGGATCAGGTTTTTTTTGTCCTCCTGGATACTCTTACCCCACATATTTTCCTACGGAGACAGGTGGATCTAGCATGCCATTACCCATGCATATGGGGACAGGTGGATCTGGTAGCATGCCATTACCCATGCATATGGAGACAGGTGGATCTAGCATGCCATTACCCATCCCTTCAGAGGATGATACCAGTGCTCCTGGAGATACCAGTGCTCCTGGAGATACCAGTGCTCCTGGAGATACTAGTGCTGAGGAGCAAACGAAGAGGAAgcgtattttgaaaaaaaatacgaCTCAAAAAATTAAGTATCATGAGGGCAGACTAATCATTTATCCCGATGCAGGATCGtaagtttttgtgtttttatattatattttaaatatgagttttatttaatCAATACTAACTCAAGATTTTGTTGTTTAGAATTGTTCCCTCACATCAGGCAGTATCGATcataacaaatattataaaagagAAGTACACACAATTCTGGCCGTCTTATGGAGCTGTACATGAAGATGAAAAGGAAAAATGGTTTCAGGCATTTCAGGTATAATTTACTTATTCATTTTGacatttccttttttatttttgtgatattcatgattctactttatttaatatttttaaattcatacaaCAATGTAGGAGCATTGTGTTTGGGATGTTAGAGATGAGGCCGCGATTAAAGAAAACTTTAACACAAAATGTGCTGCTCGATTTTCTGATACCATGAGGAATGTTAGACTTAAATGGGAAGCAAAAGGGACACGTCCACGTTGGATAGGAGAAGATATATTCCCAAAGCTTATTGATCATTGGAATTCTGATAAGTTTAAGGAAATATCTGAGCaggcaaagaaaaatagagcatCTGAAGTTGGTGGCTGCAACTACGCAGCGGGAAGTATTAGTGTGGCTGAAGTTGCGCGAAGGATGgtacat
The Vicia villosa cultivar HV-30 ecotype Madison, WI linkage group LG6, Vvil1.0, whole genome shotgun sequence genome window above contains:
- the LOC131613156 gene encoding uncharacterized protein LOC131613156; this translates as MRAALMWTINDFPAYGMLSGWGTHGKMGCPHCMNHTKAFTLDFGGKSSWFDCHRRFLPTNHEFRRNKDAFRKGIKVKDLPPPRLSSTQVWNNVCDLPKFTDYGEARRIKGYGVDHNWTKRSIFWDLPYWKDNFLRHNLDVMHIEKNFFDNVLNTVMDNEKTKDNEKARKDMELYCNRKELELKPRPNGKLLKPKACYTLTPQEAKAVCRWLNELRMPDGYSSNLARCADANTGKLHGMKSHDCHIFMERLLPIAFSSLPKNVLNPLTEISQFFKDICASTLRVDDIIKLDRNIPVILCKLEQIFPPGFFDSMEHLPVHLAYEAFLGGPVQYRWMYPFERFMGDSKRSVKNKARVEGSICAHYIHRETSHFCSHYFNHMMLSPRIIRNEVHFSERSQFTLSIFGRPGRPAGKKSEHWLSQKEMQSAHVHVLINCVEVKPYLEAFGTYYYQSTGEQPSTGYTHAYFPTWFKQQLSCIVTLSPDLIHLRNLSEGPIQRVNEWHTYFVNGYKFHTEEWSVGKKTVNSGVVVKGVTEGGEDDFYGVITHIYELVYNYMDSENKVVLFYCDWYDPSSRGTKIDKKYNIVEIRRDRKYKEYDPFIMAHNVRQVYYVPYPSITPRKREWCVVIKSNPMGHIETDELMEDVAYQHDEISPEKMPPKKDEKGKGQQKPRRTRFIVEEVPNSDMFVPMPRSTPRSTIPPMHPTPPMHPTPSMHPTPLMHPTPPMHPTPPMHPTPSMHPTPPMSGSFTGLLSMPPGSGFFCPPGYSYPTYFPTETGGSSMPLPMHMGTGGSGSMPLPMHMETGGSSMPLPIPSEDDTSAPGDTSAPGDTSAPGDTSAEEQTKRKRILKKNTTQKIKYHEGRLIIYPDAGSIVPSHQAVSIITNIIKEKYTQFWPSYGAVHEDEKEKWFQAFQEHCVWDVRDEAAIKENFNTKCAARFSDTMRNVRLKWEAKGTRPRWIGEDIFPKLIDHWNSDKFKEISEQAKKNRASEVGGCNYAAGSISVAEVARRMREELGRTPLLNELHMETHLKRNGEFIDERAKITQENFDKELAIKLSEHPEIPQPPPGYPVDPSIGFQTWYKVSGGKKKNGRVYCTGGHSKNIKRRSRDFKMRYADGEGSSTPPILTAEMLETVRNLANTEAAQQVAARNLEIEEMKRKQLEMQEEMQRRERELREKMRREFQEEMRRQAQEYQEAMRIANERSQRFDQFFASQNMSGGGFGGTSGYGGADEEEEEQDGGNN